AGGTAAACTCTTACATCTAAGAGCAAAAATGAACATGCAAACTGAACCATCTTTAAAGGTAAAATCCCTCATAATCATCGAAAAGGGGACAGGGAGCAAAGTTTGTTGAGAAGACACTCCTTGTAGCTACATGTAAGTAACATGACACATAATTTAATTACTGTCACACTGTGAATCAAATTTGCACAAATGCTAACATCCTGAATATGCAGGGAAAAGAGGACATCCCTGCATTAGATACAGAAAAGTAAAACACTTTCAATTTAGGACATTTAATCTTGTACAGAGACATAATAGACATGCACTTCTGTATGTCACAAGTGAACCACTGGGTTAATTGAGAGAATAGAAATTGATGAAAGAGGGATTTTACCTTTTAGACAAGACTTAGAATAAATATGAAACACTTGCACTGAAACTAAATACGAAACCATCTCCTTAGCCTAAGTCTTGCACCACCCACTGCAACATATACCAAGAGGTAAATAAGTTAGTAGAAAATGAATACATGCACCTACCTAAAATGATGCCATAACTAATTCTTTCGCAAGACAAGATACACAGAAGCGAGgatataaataaaatatatactGGCATGAGAtcagcaatacaatgtacatgtctgAACAGATTGAATTTACCACCACAAATGAGTTAGTGGTTTGGGTGGGGCCGAAGGATGTTCCTTTAAGGTTGCAAAACTTCAGCATGTTGGTCGAAGGTACGCTGTAGTTGGTGCATTCATCACATATAtctatcacacaactttgaaacTTGCCTCCAAAGTCAACTCTTGTTTTTGCGGGATACCCTGAAACGTGCCTAAACAGCTACACCTTTCCGAGAGCACCGGTATATGGAAAGGGTAACTTTAAGCAAGCACACATGTATACGAAAACCTGCTGGTTTGGCTTTCCATTCAAAAAAATTCCAGGACAAATCCATGGCCAATTTTAATACATGCACTCATTCGCATGCATGGAGATACATGGTTCAAGACCCCAATACAGTCTTGGTGCTGAACATTTTTGAGGGACAATCAATTCAGTTTTGTTCCCAGTGTTTGAATAAAAGGAAATACTCCCTATAATCTTAATCAATTGGATGAGCAGCTGGAGAAAGAATGTACTAATGATGGAGTCCAATTAAGACTACAGGACTGTGATATCATAGAAGCACTACAGAATAGTATGATtagatttgatttcaaaaatatgatactCGTAGTACTCATGGTAAATATTTTGGTCTTATCTAGACCTTAGTCCTAAATGATGTTTTCTGTCGCAAATAATGATGACACAAAGTGCAGAGCTTTGGATGCAAACACTTTATAACTTGCTCTCCAAAGATACACTCTGGTACAAGAGAATTGTGCAATACATAGCGAAGTAATAGCACACATTGTGTCAGTTGGGTCCCTTGCAAACATGGGACCATCAGAAGGAATGACCTACAGTTATGTACACAGCCACCAAGAGGTCACTGTGGCGGTCACCACTGTGTTGGTCACTGTGGATGCTACAAAGAAAATGAGTCTGGAGATGCCGAGCTGTCCGAAGTGACCAGAAAACTCCCCAGCCAAGACTGCTGTTAACAATTTCTGCGCAAACAGTCGGCATGGGGAGTTGTAACCTCAGCAACACAGCTGAACTAAAATTTACAGCTGAACTCAAATTTGCAGCTGAGGAGTAATCTACATGTAGATCCAAACATATCTTGGCTTTATAAAATGCCAACTTGGATGCTCAACAGAAtaccaaagtgatgatgtcacagtctttttgTTATAGCCTGGGCTGGAACCAGGTGCATGCATAAACACttgggccaggtgaggttgtttacaaccagtttccatggtgatgaaaggctatgacatcacactttgatatttgataatgATTAATTTAAATCGATTTCTATTTACAGGTCTCTTCCATTGCCTGTAGCTACACATGTATACAATACCTGTAATTGGATATATGGAATATGATAGTGGATACCAGTAGTtataaaagagaatgaaaatacAGGGGAGCTTATAAGGAGTGCAATGACTTGAAATGTAATGCAGCAAATAATATATTTAGTAAGTACGATATCATTCAACAGAGTCAGTAATCATTTAATGGAAAATTTGTGTACTTCTGCCATCAGCTCATACCCTGTATACGGCATACAATATCAGTTTCCCATGTTTCCCCAAATCTTTTATCATAATATGAGCCACAAGTTTATGTCCGCACAAAGTTGTACTTCTTATGGTTTTACTCTCTAGTTCACcattcttgtttcattttcaatataAGAAAACCCCAGCCTACACTAGACCTGAAACTGACAAAGGAACtgctttgtttactttttccAAAGTTTTGTCTAGCCTTTGTGAGAAATACTCATCACAATCTAGTGAATCTATTTGCAGCACCAAGATACAAGGTCCTGCTAGGCGTTACTCGACACTGACTCGGCAATGCGTGGTAATTCCTTGCAGGAAACGGAATACTGGTTATGGTCAAGGGTTGTGTTTtctaaaaatcaaaacaaatctgCAGTGAGACAGTGCAGTAATTTTCACTAACGACAACCAACATGGATAGAAATATGTATATAAGGTAATTTGCAGTCTTAGAATCGTCTTCTCTCAAATGCATTATACCTCTAAATATCAGGaacagaaccccccccccccaacaacaaaattaattgTCCCACAGAAACGTAATAAATGActatgttctgaaaatgtggGTTTTAATGCAGGCATGAGCTGCATATATGTAGTACCATCTATTGAAAAATATGAAGTACTGAAGGATGGATTAAGTGAACACGATTGGTCACATTAATGCTAAATATGGATGTTTTCCTACTTCACACAGGTCTAATTTCTAAGTCACAAATCatgtcaatatacatgtagctcatgacttttttttgcttttggtAAATGGCATTTTGATTACTTATGGTTCCCCATAACTTCTCAGAAGTCAGCTTcatacaaatgaaactaattgAGGTGATTCGCTGGTGCTGAAGTTCATATTTTTCCACTTTTATGGTAGACAGCCAAAATTTGATGAAGTTAATGCGGCAAAAGAATATTTCTCCCTGCCAAAATGGATTAACTTAAACAAGGCTGAGTGTAATCAATTAGATATGACGTCCCATGCAGACACAAAACTAACCTCGGTCAAACGTTTGATTTTGTAATGGTAGATTAATAAATCCTACAAGGATTTTATAGGCTCATCTTAGATTGCGAAAAAATTGTGACGTTCTGCTCTGCGTACACTGAATATATCTGAATGCCTACATATGGCACAGGGAACAGAAATTATGTTGAGGGCAAGTCCATGTTTCTTCACTTCACAGACGTGATTCGACTGTGAACCAAGGACATGGTTATGCTGCTCGAAAAAGCAGTGCTGCCTTTTATGTGGGATACTTTAACATGCCTATGGTAACAAACTTTTACAATTCTGACATGGGTCATTAACGGCCAAGACGCGAAGCAGGATTCAGGCTACTATGATTGGTAAGGTGCCAGTTGTGGAAACAACAGCACTGTCGTCAAGAGAAGTCCGTAGCACCATGTGGATGGTCTTGTGAAACAGACCGGGGTTCCTGGCACCATCGCACGGGGAGCACTGGTGATGAGAAGAATCATCCACTCCGGAGAAGACGTCGGCGTTTGAGTCCAATGGGGTTTCCGATTCCTCATCACTTTGGGCAAGGCGGGAGCAACTGACCTCAAATGAAGTATCGTACACAACCGGCGGTTCCTGATGACTTTGAGAGCCGTTCGCACGGTGACGGGAGTGGTTCTTCACGGGATTTCGCAGGGCATTCCGAGTGGCAAGACTTTCTGTATCGGTGTCGTAGTAGGCGACAAGGAGGGCGTGGTAGAAGGAGACCATGGCGCGGCGCGCTCTGTCGATCTGATTCCGCAACCAGTAGTCTTCGGGTTTGTGTCTGGTGAGGCACTGCCCACAGGCGGCGAAGCCATTCATGTCAGTACCAACTGAGAGGCGATGCTCCACAGCGCAGCGTGGTGTCTGCCGTGCCAAGAATCCCTCTCCAGCTGAGCTGCTACACTCCCTGCAGCTATGGCAGGGGGCGAGGGACTCCAACGCCGGGAAATCTTCAGGGAGGATGGACCCTGCCTCTGACGGGGCGTCGCGGGGCGGTAGCAGGATTTCGCTCTGGTGGGTGGCGACCTGGGTGCCCTTGATGGGGCGCATCCCGCCGTAGACGTGGGAGTGGTTGCCCCCGTCCAGAGACATTCCGGGAATCGACGAGTGATGTTGAAGCACGAGAAGGGACCAACACAGAGTGGCACTACACAGGGAGTACACCGCTACACAGAGCCCCAGAACCTGCCAGAGATAGAGAGTACACAGATAATACTTCCAACTACACTGTACAGGACTTCACAGCTACAACTCTACAACTGAAGTTTACAATAACATTAGCTTTTTtccataacaaaataaaaaaaaaatgtaaactttTCATGGTGCACCTGGGGATGAGATTAAATAAGGATGTCTCATTTGAGGACAGCTGAGACTGTAATCAATCTATTCATGTTTCTGAGCTTGAAGTATCTTATGGCAAAGACACAAAGAAATCTACACACTGAACATTGCACTATTAGCCAACAGTGACATCCTGTGTCCTGTGTGTATACACACCATGGGCACAATATAATGGTATCTTTATGATATTTTcccatttgacctttgatctcaaaGCTCAAAGCTTTAACAAGTAATAGGCCTATGTCATCCCTCCTCTTTTGGTGCAGGAATATGATGTGCATATTTTCTGATGGATTTCttgcatcatatatatatacaggtttTAACACAATCTTCGTAAccattcattcactcatcatcaacattatcattctcatcatcatcttcattgtcatcatcatcaccatcatcatcatcgtcatcatcatcattttttaatgCTGCCTTGCATCAAAATCATGGTACGAGAAAATTAGTTATCAGGAGGTAGCAAAAATATTGGGTGGGAGCGTATTTTTATTTGGTGTGTCCAGCCCCAACTTGACTCCTTCCTCCACTGCAGGCCTGTACCAACCTTCATCGACTGTTCCAAAAGACTAGACAGCGTGGAATACCAGTCCGCGTGCTCCATGAGCACATTCATGTCCGAGTAGGAGAACCAGCCTCTCCGATGGCCTTCGTTCAGGGCGATCCTTTAATGTTGATGTTTAAGGTATACAGAGTTACTTTCTTCATACACTTTGACAGACAAAATTTTTCGAATCATCTCGCGCCAGTATTTGATACTGGATCAGAATTTGGCTGATTTTAACAACTACTAGTGAATGACTAAAAATGCAATGTTTTTATTGTACATAGTATCATCCTTAAATGTATTACAACCTCCTGTTAGCTTCTAAATGATTGATTTTGTCAAAATAAATTGAGTCATAAGCATACGTAAATTTAGCTTAGATTACAGCAAGAGCTGTTGTATCAAAGAGAAGcattgttaaaggacaagttcaccttcattaacataaggattgagagaatgtagcaatattagtagaacacatcattgaaagtttgaggaaaatcgggcaatccgttcaaaagttatgaatttttgaagtttttgtggagtcactgctggatgagaagactaatgcagtgtatgatgtcacatgcgtacaacagcatagggaaaatataaagagaatttcacaaaattttatattttgaaaaaagtacacattcccttgactcgttactgccGACTGTCTGTGAAGAAATTGTTACACAGCAGTAAATGGCATCTCTTCATGCACTTCACATGAACCAAATTTGTGGAGGCAATTTTACAGCCACAGGAAAATGTGTATAATATAAATGTCGAAGTCAGACAGCAGCAAACAACACATTcaatcattgcaactgattaacaaattgccctacataaatacatacatgtaccatcattCCATCATACACAGCTATGACATTGCAACTGATACTACCAGCGCTGACAAATGGCTTACCATGTTTCCATTTGATGCAGGAATTCATAAAACTCATCCGGTTCGATGTACAAGTCCCAATCCTATTAGATGAACACAAACCAAATACCGATTAAAAATCATGGTATTTACTCCACATCAAGGCAAAATACTTTCGCTTACTTTATAAATTATAGATACATAGGAAGAAGTATGGCACAATTGTTTATTACTTCTTTACAGAGAACAAGCTGTTCTGATTTCACTTCTATCATCAGGACTGACTGTATACGAACTATCTACATATGAGAAAAACATCTTGAGAACCTATCTTTGAAATACATCTGACACATATGACCTTTGTGTAATTATGTATTACTATAATTGTGTATTAAGttttttattcagttctcaGTAGATAGATATATTCCTATCTCATATCAGTAAATAATTCAAC
The DNA window shown above is from Diadema setosum chromosome 22, eeDiaSeto1, whole genome shotgun sequence and carries:
- the LOC140245351 gene encoding protein CNPPD1-like, which produces MEFLASLRRLEEDAENFEDFEHLPVHAELEKRFRNTLYLGKGVEGISLPVADVAVDLFQNAAEKNLGTFTRRHVAKFNRNGQVNPSSSVLGMMYARRLKQRKSDYLNKVTSTELFLVSMMLATKFLYDEGEDEEIFSDEWADSANLDVKRVHELEREFLEAIDWDLYIEPDEFYEFLHQMETWIALNEGHRRGWFSYSDMNVLMEHADWYSTLSSLLEQSMKVLGLCVAVYSLCSATLCWSLLVLQHHSSIPGMSLDGGNHSHVYGGMRPIKGTQVATHQSEILLPPRDAPSEAGSILPEDFPALESLAPCHSCRECSSSAGEGFLARQTPRCAVEHRLSVGTDMNGFAACGQCLTRHKPEDYWLRNQIDRARRAMVSFYHALLVAYYDTDTESLATRNALRNPVKNHSRHRANGSQSHQEPPVVYDTSFEVSCSRLAQSDEESETPLDSNADVFSGVDDSSHHQCSPCDGARNPGLFHKTIHMVLRTSLDDSAVVSTTGTLPIIVA